In Synechococcus sp. RS9909, one genomic interval encodes:
- a CDS encoding ABC transporter ATP-binding protein, whose product MAAFRIDLIGRYLRPHRRTVLLGAVALVIVNVLSVTIPLEVRRIIDELQGGFAVSDVLRQAGWIVLLASTMAVVRLISRQLVFGVGRQVEVDLRQKLFERMLEQEPGWVQQTGSGEVISRATSDVENVRRLLGFAVLSLTNTALAYAFTLPAMLAIDPGLTVAAIALYPVMLGAVRLFGGRMMRQQRRQQEELAGLSDLIQEDLSGIAAIKIYGQETQEQAAFGERNLRYRDSAMHLARTRSTLFPLLEGISSISLLLLLALGSGQLERGSLTIGGLVALILYVERLVFPTALLGFTLNTFQTGQVSLERVEELLKREPQISDPITPQQPTTPARGRIEARNLHIRYDGSNRDTLNGLSFVVEPGELVAVVGPVGCGKTTLARALGRMVTVPQGELFIDGCDVTQLRLTDLRSLIALVPQEGYLFTSTLADNLRYGEPSAPLEAVEAAAAEARLLDDVRGFPDGFDTLVGERGITLSGGQRQRTALGRALIMASPVLVLDDALASVDNNTAAAILASVRAQRQRTILMISHQLSAAAACDRILVIEDGQLVQQGHHSVLVEEDGAYRRLWEREQAAERLEAVA is encoded by the coding sequence ATGGCTGCCTTTCGCATTGACCTGATCGGCCGATATCTGAGGCCCCATCGCCGCACCGTCCTGTTGGGCGCCGTGGCCCTGGTGATCGTCAATGTGCTGAGCGTCACGATTCCTCTCGAAGTGCGGCGGATCATCGACGAGCTGCAAGGCGGCTTCGCGGTGAGCGATGTGCTGCGTCAGGCGGGCTGGATCGTGCTCCTGGCGAGCACGATGGCGGTGGTGCGACTGATCTCGAGGCAGCTCGTGTTCGGGGTGGGCCGCCAGGTGGAGGTGGATCTGCGCCAGAAGCTGTTTGAACGGATGCTCGAGCAGGAACCGGGCTGGGTGCAACAGACCGGCAGCGGCGAGGTGATCAGCCGGGCCACCAGCGATGTGGAGAATGTGCGCCGCCTGCTCGGTTTCGCCGTGCTGAGCCTCACCAACACCGCCCTGGCCTATGCCTTCACCCTGCCGGCAATGCTGGCGATCGATCCTGGGCTGACAGTGGCGGCGATCGCCCTCTATCCGGTGATGCTCGGAGCTGTGCGTCTGTTCGGTGGGCGGATGATGCGCCAGCAGCGGCGTCAGCAGGAGGAACTGGCCGGCCTCAGCGATCTGATCCAGGAAGACCTCTCCGGCATCGCCGCCATCAAGATCTACGGCCAGGAGACACAGGAACAGGCCGCCTTCGGCGAACGGAACCTGCGCTACCGGGATTCCGCCATGCATTTGGCGCGCACCCGCAGCACCCTGTTCCCCCTGCTTGAGGGCATCTCCTCAATTTCACTGCTGCTGCTGCTCGCCCTGGGCAGCGGTCAGCTGGAGCGGGGCAGCCTCACGATCGGCGGCCTGGTGGCCCTCATCCTTTATGTGGAACGGCTGGTGTTCCCCACCGCCCTGCTCGGCTTCACCCTCAACACCTTCCAGACCGGTCAGGTGAGTCTGGAGCGGGTGGAGGAACTGCTGAAACGGGAGCCTCAGATCAGCGATCCGATCACACCCCAGCAACCGACAACGCCAGCGCGGGGACGGATCGAAGCCCGAAACCTCCACATCCGCTACGACGGCAGCAACCGCGACACGCTCAACGGCCTCTCCTTTGTGGTGGAGCCCGGCGAGCTGGTGGCTGTGGTGGGCCCCGTGGGCTGCGGCAAAACCACCCTGGCCCGGGCCCTCGGCCGCATGGTGACTGTGCCGCAGGGGGAGTTGTTCATCGACGGTTGCGACGTGACCCAGCTGCGTCTCACGGACCTGCGCAGCCTGATCGCCCTGGTGCCCCAGGAGGGGTACCTGTTCACGAGCACCTTGGCGGACAACCTGCGCTACGGCGAACCCTCCGCCCCCCTCGAAGCGGTGGAAGCGGCGGCAGCGGAAGCACGCCTGCTGGATGACGTGCGCGGCTTTCCGGATGGCTTCGACACCCTGGTGGGTGAACGGGGGATCACCCTGAGCGGCGGCCAGAGGCAGCGCACCGCCCTGGGGCGGGCCCTGATCATGGCGTCGCCGGTGCTAGTGCTCGACGATGCCCTGGCCAGCGTGGACAACAACACGGCGGCGGCGATCCTGGCGTCGGTGCGCGCCCAACGGCAGCGCACGATTCTGATGATCAGCCATCAACTTTCCGCCGCTGCAGCCTGCGATCGGATCCTGGTGATCGAAGACGGTCAGCTGGTGCAACAGGGGCATCACAGCGTGTTGGTGGAGGAGGACGGCGCCTACCGACGCCTCTGGGAGCGGGAACAGGCTGCGGAACGTCTCGAAGCGGTGGCCTGA
- the msrA gene encoding peptide-methionine (S)-S-oxide reductase MsrA yields MLPSWLTGQPAAADAGTAERHAVLKTPLHAPLMDDQEEALFGCGCFWGAEKGFWRLPGVVTTTVGYAGGTSPSPSYQQVCSGRTGHAEIVRVVWSTPAIDFSDLLKLFWECHDPTQGDRQGNDRGSQYRSAIFTTTAQQLELAQASKEAYQQALSERGLGRITTDIRPDQTYYPAETYHQQYLAKPGSRPYCSAMPTGVPLGAFPGAAYKLPARVWSHYDWSIDHCVLRGDNAPIQLA; encoded by the coding sequence ATGCTTCCCTCCTGGTTGACCGGACAGCCGGCAGCTGCCGATGCCGGCACCGCTGAGCGCCATGCGGTGTTGAAGACACCACTGCATGCGCCCTTGATGGACGACCAGGAGGAGGCCCTGTTCGGTTGCGGTTGCTTCTGGGGCGCAGAAAAGGGGTTCTGGCGCCTCCCGGGCGTGGTCACCACCACGGTGGGATACGCCGGAGGCACCAGCCCATCGCCCAGCTATCAACAGGTGTGCAGCGGTCGCACCGGCCACGCCGAGATCGTGCGCGTGGTCTGGAGCACGCCAGCGATCGATTTCAGCGATCTGCTCAAGCTGTTCTGGGAATGCCACGACCCAACCCAGGGGGATCGCCAGGGGAACGACCGCGGCAGCCAATACCGCTCGGCGATCTTCACCACCACGGCGCAGCAGCTGGAGCTGGCCCAGGCCAGCAAGGAGGCCTATCAGCAGGCCCTGAGCGAGCGGGGGCTGGGCCGCATCACCACCGACATCCGCCCGGATCAGACCTACTACCCCGCGGAGACCTATCACCAGCAATATCTGGCCAAACCGGGCAGCCGCCCCTATTGCTCAGCCATGCCCACCGGCGTGCCTCTCGGAGCCTTCCCAGGCGCGGCCTACAAACTTCCCGCCCGGGTGTGGAGCCACTACGACTGGTCGATCGACCACTGCGTGCTGCGGGGCGACAACGCTCCGATCCAGCTGGCCTGA
- a CDS encoding Crp/Fnr family transcriptional regulator, with amino-acid sequence MVAVPSRDSARRRDGFRDLLEANYQKRNLVHLSAGSVVPLLKNNLWLVVRGMVKLGAVSVHGDELLLGLAGPNEPFGEPLSTVEAYEAVTLTDCDLLCLTMAEVEQSPALATAMLEAIAVRYRQAEYLLSLLGLRRVEERVRGFLELLAQDYGQVCEDGLRLNLRLTHQEMASALSTTRVTVTRVIGLLRDEGWLKIDDQRHLVISHLPRR; translated from the coding sequence ATGGTTGCCGTTCCCTCCCGCGACAGTGCTCGCCGTCGAGACGGCTTCCGTGATCTGCTCGAGGCGAATTATCAGAAACGCAATCTGGTGCATCTCTCGGCCGGCAGTGTGGTGCCCCTCCTGAAAAACAACCTTTGGTTGGTGGTGCGCGGCATGGTGAAGCTCGGCGCTGTGTCGGTGCATGGCGATGAGCTGCTGCTGGGTCTCGCGGGCCCTAATGAGCCCTTCGGTGAGCCCCTGAGCACGGTGGAGGCCTATGAGGCCGTCACGCTCACCGACTGCGATCTGCTCTGTTTAACGATGGCTGAGGTGGAGCAGTCACCCGCGCTGGCGACGGCGATGTTGGAGGCGATTGCCGTGCGTTACCGCCAGGCTGAATACCTGTTGTCGCTGCTGGGGTTACGTCGGGTCGAGGAGCGGGTGCGCGGTTTTCTCGAATTGCTTGCTCAGGATTACGGCCAGGTCTGTGAAGACGGTCTGCGCCTCAATCTGCGCCTGACCCATCAGGAGATGGCCAGTGCCCTCAGCACCACCCGGGTGACCGTGACCCGGGTGATCGGTCTGTTGCGGGATGAAGGCTGGTTGAAGATCGATGATCAGCGTCATCTGGTGATCAGCCACCTGCCCCGGCGTTGA
- the pstS gene encoding phosphate ABC transporter substrate-binding protein PstS: protein MSFAKKALLFSSVLALGAGVSASAADRLNGAGASFPAKIYQRWFAELAKSGGPQVNYQAVGSGSGRKAFIDQTVNFGASDDPMKAADMAKVKRGVVQIPMVGGTIAFGYNKPGCNLKLTQKQAVQVAMGKITDWKQVGCAAGPITWVHRSDGSGTTKAFTASLAAFSPEWTLGAGKSVKWPGKNAVGAKGNSGVAGVIQSKVGAIGYVNQSYIKGNVKAAAVQNKSGEYVKPSFTSGAKALNGIKLDANLAGSNPNPSAKGAYPIATLTWVLAYKTGNGKNTNAIKKTFNFMLSDKAQNQADDLGFVPLKGGILSKARAAVNKIGS from the coding sequence ATGAGCTTCGCCAAGAAGGCTCTCCTGTTCTCCTCCGTGCTCGCTCTTGGAGCCGGTGTTTCCGCTTCCGCTGCCGATCGTCTCAACGGTGCCGGTGCTTCCTTCCCCGCCAAGATTTATCAGCGTTGGTTTGCTGAACTGGCCAAATCTGGTGGCCCCCAGGTGAACTATCAGGCCGTGGGCTCCGGTTCCGGCCGCAAGGCGTTCATTGACCAGACCGTCAACTTCGGTGCCTCCGATGATCCGATGAAAGCGGCCGACATGGCCAAGGTGAAGCGCGGTGTGGTGCAGATCCCCATGGTGGGTGGCACGATCGCCTTCGGTTACAACAAGCCCGGCTGCAACCTGAAGCTCACCCAGAAGCAGGCCGTGCAGGTCGCCATGGGCAAGATCACCGACTGGAAGCAGGTCGGCTGCGCCGCTGGCCCGATCACCTGGGTGCATCGTTCTGATGGTTCCGGCACCACCAAGGCGTTCACCGCTTCTCTGGCTGCCTTCTCTCCCGAGTGGACCCTCGGCGCCGGTAAGTCCGTGAAGTGGCCCGGTAAGAACGCTGTGGGTGCCAAGGGCAACTCCGGTGTGGCCGGCGTCATCCAGAGCAAAGTGGGCGCCATCGGCTACGTGAACCAGTCCTACATCAAGGGCAACGTCAAGGCCGCTGCCGTCCAGAACAAGTCTGGTGAGTATGTGAAGCCCAGCTTCACCTCCGGTGCCAAAGCCCTGAACGGCATCAAGCTCGATGCCAACCTGGCTGGCTCCAATCCCAATCCCTCCGCCAAGGGTGCCTATCCCATCGCCACCCTCACCTGGGTGCTGGCCTACAAGACCGGCAACGGCAAGAACACCAACGCCATCAAGAAGACCTTCAACTTCATGCTGAGCGATAAGGCTCAGAACCAGGCCGATGATCTGGGTTTCGTTCCTCTCAAGGGCGGCATCCTCAGCAAGGCCCGCGCTGCTGTGAACAAGATCGGCAGCTGA
- a CDS encoding 3'-5' exonuclease, protein MESGAGASQLNLLSGFSEAMPAEPIPAALPTPAPADADPRTLLILDTETSGLDPEQDQCLEVGAILFDVPEREVLVQQSFLLPVEHNPAQAINHIAASATRCPQPWREGLRYLQALMDTADLLVAHHAAFDRQWFGRGHLPAARAAWLCTMDDIRWPAELQLRPRPSVRDLALAHGIPVWAVHRALADCVYIAEVFKRRDDLEVLIRLGLEPRLLMRAQVSFEQRHLAREAGFRWNDPVAGAWTRRLSAREAQALDFPVVPLEVSEPLAS, encoded by the coding sequence ATGGAGAGCGGGGCTGGCGCATCGCAATTGAATCTGCTCTCGGGCTTCTCCGAGGCGATGCCTGCGGAGCCGATCCCGGCGGCGCTGCCAACGCCTGCTCCTGCCGATGCTGATCCGCGCACCCTCCTGATCCTCGACACGGAGACCAGCGGTCTCGACCCTGAACAGGATCAATGCCTGGAGGTGGGGGCCATTCTCTTCGATGTGCCGGAGCGGGAGGTGTTGGTGCAGCAGTCGTTTCTGCTGCCGGTTGAACACAATCCAGCCCAGGCGATCAACCACATCGCCGCCAGCGCCACCCGCTGTCCCCAGCCCTGGCGCGAGGGGCTGCGCTATCTCCAGGCTCTGATGGACACAGCGGATCTGCTCGTCGCCCATCACGCAGCCTTTGATCGGCAGTGGTTCGGTCGTGGCCATCTGCCCGCGGCCCGGGCCGCCTGGCTCTGCACCATGGACGACATCCGCTGGCCCGCCGAGCTGCAGCTGCGCCCCCGGCCTTCGGTGCGCGACCTTGCCCTGGCCCACGGCATTCCGGTCTGGGCCGTGCACCGCGCCCTGGCGGATTGTGTTTATATCGCGGAGGTGTTCAAACGCCGCGATGATCTGGAGGTTCTGATTCGGCTCGGGCTGGAACCGAGGCTGCTGATGCGCGCCCAGGTGTCGTTTGAGCAGCGCCATCTGGCCCGGGAGGCGGGATTCCGCTGGAACGATCCGGTGGCCGGGGCCTGGACCCGCCGCCTCAGTGCTCGGGAAGCCCAGGCGCTGGATTTCCCGGTGGTGCCCCTCGAGGTCTCCGAGCCTCTGGCCTCCTGA
- a CDS encoding peroxiredoxin gives MALGVGDSAPAIRLEDQNGVLRDSNALEGRCLVLFFYPKDETPGCTAEACGFRDNYSELQAQGAEVWGVSGDDIVSHRRFAERHQLPFPLLSDRDQGLRRAFGVPKTLGLLPSRVTYVIDGSGTIRHVFNNLLDGPAHVNEALRILQGLQGGA, from the coding sequence ATGGCCCTTGGCGTCGGCGATTCAGCCCCAGCAATCCGGTTGGAGGATCAGAACGGCGTGCTGCGCGACAGCAACGCCCTGGAGGGACGTTGCCTGGTGCTGTTTTTCTATCCCAAGGATGAGACGCCGGGATGCACCGCCGAGGCCTGCGGGTTCCGGGACAACTACAGCGAGCTGCAGGCCCAGGGCGCGGAGGTGTGGGGGGTGAGCGGGGATGACATCGTCAGTCATCGGCGTTTCGCTGAGCGGCACCAGCTGCCCTTTCCCTTGCTGAGCGATCGCGACCAGGGCCTGCGCCGCGCCTTCGGCGTGCCCAAAACCCTTGGCCTTCTGCCATCGCGGGTCACCTACGTGATCGATGGCTCCGGCACGATTCGCCATGTGTTCAACAACCTGCTCGATGGCCCCGCCCATGTGAACGAGGCGCTACGGATCCTCCAGGGCCTTCAGGGAGGGGCATGA
- a CDS encoding DUF1350 family protein → MSRWRRSGDCWCLWPAQPRALVEFIGGSYLAATPQISYRRLLEGLAQQGWAIHAWSYVPAFDHQLQARQAWDAFRSCRSILIQRVGELPPSLRLGHSLGCKLHLLAPDGGRNSSGLAALSFNNFAADRSIPLLGTLAPSLGVSTEFSPSPEETLRLIARHYLPARNLVVRFGTDSLDQSAALLACLQSRAGDQSTWLPMEGDHLTPASAGLRQGLLGDWADDPKRSRRLRQLIEALVAWAP, encoded by the coding sequence ATGAGCCGCTGGCGACGATCGGGCGACTGCTGGTGTCTCTGGCCCGCCCAACCCCGCGCTCTGGTGGAGTTCATCGGCGGCAGCTACCTGGCGGCGACGCCCCAGATCAGTTACAGGCGCTTGCTGGAAGGGCTCGCGCAGCAGGGCTGGGCGATTCACGCCTGGAGCTACGTGCCGGCCTTCGACCACCAGCTGCAGGCCAGGCAGGCCTGGGATGCCTTCCGGAGCTGCCGCAGCATCCTGATCCAGCGGGTGGGTGAGCTGCCCCCGTCGCTCCGGCTCGGTCACAGCCTCGGCTGCAAACTGCACCTGCTGGCTCCGGATGGCGGTCGCAACAGCAGCGGTCTCGCCGCCCTCAGCTTCAACAACTTCGCGGCCGATCGCTCGATCCCCCTGCTCGGCACCCTGGCACCGAGCCTGGGAGTGAGCACGGAGTTCAGCCCCAGCCCGGAGGAAACCCTGCGCCTGATCGCACGCCACTACCTGCCGGCCCGCAACCTGGTGGTGCGCTTCGGCACCGACAGCCTCGATCAAAGCGCAGCGCTGCTCGCCTGCCTCCAGAGCCGTGCCGGCGACCAGAGCACCTGGTTGCCGATGGAGGGCGATCACCTGACGCCGGCGAGTGCCGGACTGCGCCAGGGCCTGCTGGGCGACTGGGCCGATGATCCCAAACGCAGTCGCAGGCTGCGACAACTGATCGAGGCCCTGGTGGCCTGGGCACCCTGA
- the acs gene encoding acetate--CoA ligase: MASDPSTTIESVLHEQRVFEPPAALAAGARIDSLESYRTMAEAALADPDRFWGEAARRELHWFEPFHTVLDWRDPPFARWFEGGTTNLAYNCLDRHLEGPTAEKTALIWEGEPGDVRRFSYRELHAEVCKAANALKAMGIGKGDLVALYMPMVPEAAIAMLACARIGAPHSVVFGGFSAEALRDRLIDGEAKAVITADGGFRKDKPVSLKPAVDAALDDGACPSVTSVLVVRRTEQPVAMVEGRDRWWHELVEGQSPECPAEPMASEDRLFVLYTSGSTGKPKGVVHTTAGYNLWAHLTFQWIFDIKDDDIYWCTADVGWITGHSYIVYGPLSNGATTVMYEGAPRPSKPGAFWELIQKHGVTIFYTAPTAIRAFMKSGRAVPDQYDMSSLRLLGTVGEPINPEAWMWYREVIGGNRCPIVDTWWQTETGGVMISPLPGATPTKPGSATLPLPGIAADVVDAEGRSVGADEGGYLVVRRPWPGMMRTVHGNPQRFRESYWEHIRPADGSCIYFAGDGARRDADGYFWVMGRVDDVINVSGHRLGTMEIESALVSHPAVAEAAVVGRPDPLKGEGIVAFVTLEADRDPSEALVAELRAHVGQEIGPIAKPDEIRCSDALPKTRSGKIMRRILRSLAAGQEVSGDTSTLEDRSVLDRLRA; encoded by the coding sequence ATGGCTTCCGATCCCTCCACCACGATCGAATCGGTACTGCATGAGCAGCGGGTGTTCGAGCCACCGGCGGCGCTGGCGGCTGGGGCCCGGATCGACAGCCTGGAGTCGTATCGCACCATGGCCGAGGCAGCCTTGGCGGATCCCGATCGCTTCTGGGGTGAGGCAGCCCGGCGGGAACTGCATTGGTTCGAGCCCTTTCACACCGTGCTCGATTGGCGGGATCCTCCCTTTGCCCGCTGGTTCGAAGGCGGCACCACCAACCTCGCTTACAACTGCCTGGATCGCCATCTGGAGGGGCCTACAGCGGAGAAAACGGCCCTGATCTGGGAGGGCGAACCGGGTGATGTGCGTCGTTTCAGCTACCGGGAGCTCCATGCCGAGGTGTGCAAGGCCGCCAATGCCCTGAAGGCCATGGGCATCGGCAAGGGGGATCTGGTGGCGCTCTATATGCCGATGGTGCCGGAGGCGGCGATCGCGATGCTGGCCTGCGCCCGCATCGGCGCCCCCCATTCGGTGGTGTTCGGCGGCTTTTCGGCCGAGGCCCTGCGCGATCGTCTCATTGATGGGGAGGCGAAGGCGGTGATCACCGCCGATGGCGGGTTCCGCAAGGACAAGCCGGTGTCGCTGAAGCCTGCCGTCGATGCGGCCCTCGACGACGGCGCCTGCCCCAGCGTCACGTCAGTTCTGGTGGTGCGCCGCACCGAGCAACCGGTGGCGATGGTGGAGGGTCGCGATCGCTGGTGGCACGAGCTGGTGGAGGGCCAGAGCCCCGAGTGCCCGGCGGAGCCGATGGCCAGCGAAGATCGCCTCTTTGTGCTCTACACCTCCGGTTCCACCGGCAAACCCAAGGGTGTGGTGCACACCACCGCCGGTTACAACCTCTGGGCCCATCTCACCTTCCAGTGGATCTTCGACATCAAGGACGACGACATCTACTGGTGCACCGCCGATGTGGGCTGGATCACCGGCCACAGCTACATCGTTTACGGCCCGCTCTCCAACGGGGCCACCACCGTGATGTATGAGGGGGCGCCCCGGCCGAGCAAGCCCGGTGCCTTCTGGGAGCTGATCCAGAAGCACGGCGTCACGATCTTCTACACGGCCCCCACGGCGATCCGCGCCTTCATGAAGAGCGGTCGCGCCGTGCCCGATCAATACGACATGAGCAGCCTGCGTCTGCTCGGCACGGTCGGTGAGCCGATCAACCCCGAGGCCTGGATGTGGTACCGCGAGGTGATCGGTGGCAACCGCTGCCCGATCGTGGACACCTGGTGGCAGACCGAAACCGGTGGCGTGATGATCAGCCCGCTGCCGGGCGCCACCCCCACCAAGCCCGGTTCCGCCACCCTGCCATTGCCGGGGATCGCTGCCGATGTGGTGGATGCTGAGGGCCGCAGTGTCGGCGCCGATGAAGGCGGCTACCTGGTGGTGCGTCGCCCCTGGCCCGGGATGATGCGCACTGTGCACGGCAACCCCCAGCGCTTCCGCGAGAGCTACTGGGAGCACATCCGCCCCGCCGATGGCTCCTGCATTTACTTCGCCGGTGATGGCGCCCGCCGCGATGCCGATGGTTATTTCTGGGTGATGGGACGGGTCGATGACGTGATCAATGTCTCCGGTCACCGTCTCGGCACCATGGAGATCGAGTCAGCGCTCGTCAGCCACCCCGCCGTTGCTGAAGCGGCGGTGGTCGGGCGTCCCGATCCGCTCAAGGGGGAGGGCATCGTCGCCTTCGTCACCCTGGAGGCCGATCGCGACCCCAGCGAGGCCTTGGTGGCTGAGTTGCGTGCCCATGTGGGCCAGGAGATCGGTCCGATCGCCAAGCCCGATGAGATCCGCTGCAGCGATGCCCTGCCCAAGACCCGCAGTGGCAAGATCATGCGGCGCATCCTTCGCTCGCTTGCGGCAGGTCAGGAGGTGAGCGGTGACACAAGCACCCTGGAGGATCGCTCCGTGCTGGATCGGCTGCGGGCCTGA
- a CDS encoding HAD family phosphatase: MPAPAACLFDLDGLLLDTEPLHGQAWTRAAAQFGGQLSPSQRRQLRGRRRQDCAAQVISWLQAANASPQSATPLSVEKLLAVQQPISRQLLAAAPAMPGAEALLRCCSELAIPMALVTSSAEEAVQRKSAPHPWLELIQTRVLGDDPELAQGKPAADPFRLAAARLGVDPASCWALEDSLAGATAALAAGCRVWILESEGEGDGLPLEQLPKGNWTLIQRLDQVQQDLRLLAGA; the protein is encoded by the coding sequence ATGCCCGCCCCCGCCGCCTGTCTGTTTGATCTGGATGGCCTGCTGCTCGACACCGAGCCCCTGCATGGCCAGGCCTGGACCCGGGCGGCGGCCCAGTTCGGCGGCCAGCTCAGCCCAAGCCAACGGCGTCAGCTGCGGGGACGGCGTCGCCAGGACTGCGCCGCCCAGGTGATCAGCTGGCTCCAGGCCGCCAATGCCAGCCCGCAGAGCGCCACCCCGCTGAGCGTCGAGAAGCTGCTCGCGGTGCAGCAACCGATCTCCCGGCAGTTGCTCGCAGCGGCGCCAGCGATGCCAGGGGCGGAAGCGTTGCTGCGCTGCTGCAGCGAGCTGGCGATTCCGATGGCGCTGGTCACCAGCAGTGCCGAGGAAGCGGTGCAACGCAAAAGTGCGCCCCATCCCTGGCTGGAGCTGATCCAGACGCGGGTGCTGGGGGATGACCCGGAGCTGGCGCAGGGGAAACCGGCCGCTGATCCCTTCCGGCTCGCCGCGGCCCGACTGGGCGTTGATCCAGCGTCCTGCTGGGCCCTGGAAGACTCCCTCGCCGGTGCAACGGCAGCCCTGGCGGCGGGGTGCCGGGTGTGGATTCTCGAGAGCGAGGGCGAAGGCGATGGCCTCCCCCTCGAGCAGTTGCCCAAGGGGAACTGGACCCTGATTCAGCGGCTGGACCAGGTGCAACAGGACCTGCGGCTGCTTGCGGGGGCCTGA